One Pogoniulus pusillus isolate bPogPus1 chromosome 10, bPogPus1.pri, whole genome shotgun sequence genomic window carries:
- the MC2R gene encoding adrenocorticotropic hormone receptor has translation MSTERPSNLIKHPGQTNIPSPENMSDLSLNITDCTQVVVPEEVFFTVAAAGILENLLVLLAVLRNKNLHLPMYFFICSLAVSDMLGSLYKTLENIFIILCKMGYLTRRGDFEKKLDDAMDSMFILSLLGSIFSLLAIAADRYITIFYALRYHNIMTLRRALVILAVIWTFCAGSSIAIALFSHEVATVIPFTILFPLMMFFILCLYVHMFLLARSHAKKIASLPTSTAHPRTNMKGAITLTVFLGVFLCCWAPFVLHILLARFCPHNPYCACYMSVFHVNGTLIMCNAIINPMIFAFRSPELWNTFKKMFCCARSNWNW, from the coding sequence ATGAGCACTGAGAGACCTTCCAACCTTATCAAACACCCAGGGCAGACAAACATTCCTTCCCCTGAGAACATGAGTGATCTCTCTTTAAATATCACTGACTGCACCCAGGTTGTGGTGCCAGAGGAAGTGTTTTtcactgttgctgctgctggaatccTGGAAAATCTGCTGGTCCTTCTGGCTGTGCTTAGGAATAAGAACTTGCACTTGCCCATGTACTTCTTCATTTGCAGTTTGGCCGTTTCAGACATGTTAGGTAGCCTGTACAAAACTCTGGAGAACATCTTCATCATCCTGTGTAAAATGGGGTACTTGACACGCCGTGGGGACTTTGAGAAGAAGCTGGATGATGCCATGGATTCTATGTTCATCCTGTCTTTGCTGGGCTCCATTTTCAGCCTGTTAGCCATTGCAGCGGACAGGTACATCACCATCTTCTACGCTTTGCGATACCATAACATCATGACACTGAGGAGGGCCTTGGTTATCTTGGCAGTCATTTGGACATTCTGTGCTGGCAGTAGCATAGCCATTGCCCTCTTCTCCCACGAAGTAGCAACAGTCATTCCCTTCACCATCCTGTTCCCTTTAATGATGTTTTTTATACTGTGTCTCTATGTCCATATGTTCCTCTTGGCTCGATCTCACGCTAAAAAGATTGCCTCACTGCCAACCAGCACAGCCCACCCGAGAACTAACATGAAAGGAGCCATTACCCTGACTGTTTTCCTTGGAGTTTTCCTGTGCTGTTGGGCCCCCTTTGTTCTTCACATCCTCTTAGCCAGGTTTTGCCCTCACAACCCTTACTGTGCCTGCTACATGTCCGTGTTCCACGTCAATGGGACGCTCATCATGTGCAATGCCATCATCAACCCCATGATTTTTGCATTCCGAAGCCCAGAGTTGTGGAACACCTTCAAGAAGATGTTTTGCTGTGCCAGGTCAAACTGGAACTGGTAA